A genomic window from Sceloporus undulatus isolate JIND9_A2432 ecotype Alabama chromosome 9, SceUnd_v1.1, whole genome shotgun sequence includes:
- the ALKBH6 gene encoding alpha-ketoglutarate-dependent dioxygenase alkB homolog 6 isoform X2: protein MSEARKSVLELEAFCVEKSPPAAYYIPDFISEKEEAYLLQEVYGAPKPKWTQLSGRRLQNWGGLPHPKGMVQEKLPPWLQTYTEKVSSLGVFGGEQANHVLVNEYRPGEGIMPHEDGPLYFPTVTTINLGSHTLLDFYHPVSRGQQMEVEELSLQTEEQRHFLSLLLKPRSLLVLREDMYTHYLHGIRFVTEDTVTEQVANASMCGSKLGDRLQRGTRVSLTIRHVPKVLKTSIILGKRK, encoded by the exons ATGTCAGAAGCACGCAAAAGTGTTCTGGAATTGGAGGCCTTTTGTGTGGAAAAG TCTCCTCCAGCTGCCTATTATATTCCCGATTTCATctctgagaaagaggaagcctatCTCCTCCAAGAG GTTTATGGGGCCCCAAAGCCGAAATGGACTCAGCTATCTGGACGGAGGCTGCAGAACTGGG GAGGGCTGCCCCACCCAAAGGGGATGGTTCAAGAGAAGCTGCCCCCTTGGCTCCAGACCTACACAGAGAAAGTCTCCTCCCTTGGCGTTTTTGGAGGGGAACAGGCCAATCACGTCCTAGTAAATGAGTACCGTCCTGGTGAAGGCATCATG CCTCATGAGGATGGACCATTATATTTCCCTACCGTTACAACCATCAATTTAGGGTCTCACACCCTCCTCGATTTCTACCATCCTGTCAGCAGAGGGCAGCAAATGGAAGTTGAAGAG CTTTCCCTGCAGACAGAAGAGCAGCGCCACTTCCTATCCTTGCTCCTCAAGCCCCGGAGCCTCTTGGTCTTGCGGGAAGACATGTACACCCATTACCTTCATGGTATCCGCTTCGTCACAGAGGACACTGTTACAGAGCAAGTGGCTAATGCATCCATGTGCGGCTCCAAACTTGGAGACAGGTTGCAGCGGGGGACGCGGGTGTCGCTCACGATCCGCCACGTCCCGAAAGTACTGAAAACCTCTATTATTCTGGGCAAAAGGAAATGA
- the ALKBH6 gene encoding alpha-ketoglutarate-dependent dioxygenase alkB homolog 6 isoform X1: protein MSEARKSVLELEAFCVEKSPPAAYYIPDFISEKEEAYLLQEVYGAPKPKWTQLSGRRLQNWGGLPHPKGMVQEKLPPWLQTYTEKVSSLGVFGGEQANHVLVNEYRPGEGIMPHEDGPLYFPTVTTINLGSHTLLDFYHPVSRGQQMEVEEELSLQTEEQRHFLSLLLKPRSLLVLREDMYTHYLHGIRFVTEDTVTEQVANASMCGSKLGDRLQRGTRVSLTIRHVPKVLKTSIILGKRK, encoded by the exons ATGTCAGAAGCACGCAAAAGTGTTCTGGAATTGGAGGCCTTTTGTGTGGAAAAG TCTCCTCCAGCTGCCTATTATATTCCCGATTTCATctctgagaaagaggaagcctatCTCCTCCAAGAG GTTTATGGGGCCCCAAAGCCGAAATGGACTCAGCTATCTGGACGGAGGCTGCAGAACTGGG GAGGGCTGCCCCACCCAAAGGGGATGGTTCAAGAGAAGCTGCCCCCTTGGCTCCAGACCTACACAGAGAAAGTCTCCTCCCTTGGCGTTTTTGGAGGGGAACAGGCCAATCACGTCCTAGTAAATGAGTACCGTCCTGGTGAAGGCATCATG CCTCATGAGGATGGACCATTATATTTCCCTACCGTTACAACCATCAATTTAGGGTCTCACACCCTCCTCGATTTCTACCATCCTGTCAGCAGAGGGCAGCAAATGGAAGTTGAAGAG GAGCTTTCCCTGCAGACAGAAGAGCAGCGCCACTTCCTATCCTTGCTCCTCAAGCCCCGGAGCCTCTTGGTCTTGCGGGAAGACATGTACACCCATTACCTTCATGGTATCCGCTTCGTCACAGAGGACACTGTTACAGAGCAAGTGGCTAATGCATCCATGTGCGGCTCCAAACTTGGAGACAGGTTGCAGCGGGGGACGCGGGTGTCGCTCACGATCCGCCACGTCCCGAAAGTACTGAAAACCTCTATTATTCTGGGCAAAAGGAAATGA
- the CLIP3 gene encoding CAP-Gly domain-containing linker protein 3 isoform X1, which produces MTKDDSAELPSEEDQQPLDFQSPVLERRKKPIVHPSAPAPLPKDYAFTFFDPNDPACQEILYDPITTVPELFAIIRQWVPQVQHKIDIIGNEILKRGCHVNDRDGLTDMTLLHYACKAGAHGVGDPAAAVRLSNQLLALGADVTLRSRWTNMNALHYAAYFDVPELIRILLKASKPKDPCFIQNLTYFLNSTCSDFNHGTALHIAASNLCLGAVKCLLEHGANPAVRNSKGQVPADVVPDPMDMTLDKAEAAMIAKELKQLLLDAVPLSCNLPKVTLPNYDNIPGNLMLISLGLKLGDRVLVDGQKVGTLRFCGTTEFASGQWVGVELDEPDGKNDGSVGGIRYFICPPKHGVFASVSKIAKAADQTSSSVTSTPRTPRMDFSRMTAKGRKEKDKDKKALRKKSLSVGSLDREGLKIEIGDQVLVAGQKQGVIRFYGKTDFAPGYWFGIELDKPTGKHDGSVFGVRYFTCAPKHGVFAPPSRVQRIGGPKDALGDGTSAKKVHQVTISQPKRNFTAVRTPKDITSESSISRLLFCCWFPWMLRAEMQS; this is translated from the exons CTTTCACCTTTTTTGACCCGAATGACCCGGCATGTCAAGAAATTCTCTATGACCCCATCACCACTGTCCCAGAGTTGTTTGCCATCATCCGACAATGGGTTCCCCAGGTGCAACACAAGATTGACATCATCGGCAACGAA ATCCTGAAGCGTGGCTGCCATGTCAATGACCGGGATGGACTGACAGACATGACCCTGCTTCATTATGCTTGCAAGGCTGGGGCTCATGGTGTTG gTGACCCTGCTGCTGCTGTGCGTCTTTCGAACCAGCTGCTGGCCCTGGGTGCGGATGTGACCCTGCGCAGCCGCTGGACCAACATGAACGCCCTCCATTACGCTGCCTATTTTGATGTCCCCGAACTCATCCGGATTCTTCTAAAGGCCTCTAAGCCCAAAG ATCCTTGTTTTATACAGAACCTAACATACT TTCTCAACTCAACATGTAGCGATTTCAACCATGGGACGGCCCTACACATTGCTGCTTCGAACCTGTGTCTGGGGGCCGTGAAGTGTCTCCTTGAACACGGAGCCAACCCCGCAGTCAGG AACAGCAAAGGCCAGGTCCCAGCCGACGTGGTCCCAGACCCAATGGACATGACTTTGGATAAGGCGGAGGCTGCCATGATTGCCAAGGAGCTGAAGCAGCTGCTTCTGGATGCTGTACCTTTGAGCTGCAACCTCCCCAAAGTCACCCTGCCCAACTATGACAACATCCCAGGCAACCTCATGCTCATCTCTCTTGGCCTCAAGCTTGGCGACCGGGTCCTTGTGGATGGGCAGAAG GTGGGCACCTTGCGTTTTTGTGGCACCACAGAGTTCGCAAGTGGCCAGTGGGTAGGTGTGGAACTGGATGAACCCGATGGCAAGAACGATGGCAGCGTGGGAGGAATTCGTTACTTTATTTGTCCTCCAAAACACG GAGTGTTTGCTTCTGTGTCCAAGATTGCCAAAGCTGCTGACCAGACATCTTCCTCAGTCACCTCCACTCCACGGACCCCGCGCATGGACTTCTCCCGCATGACTGCCAAGGGACGCAAggagaaagacaaagacaaaaaag CTCTCAGGAAGAAGTCCTTGTCTGTTGGCAGCCTGGACCGTGAAGGTTTGAAGATTGAGATTGGAGATCAAGTCCTGGTGGCAGGACAGAAGCAAGGAGTCATTCGTTTCTATGGGAAGACTGATTTTGCACCAG gCTACTGGTTTGGTATTGAACTTGACAAGCCCACTGGCAAACATGATGGCTCTGTCTTCGGCGTCCGCTATTTCACATGCGCCCCTAAGCATGGAGTCTTTGCTCCTCCTTCCAGAGTCCAGAG AATCGGAGGCCCAAAGGATGCCCTGGGAGATGGCACTTCAGCAAAGAAGGTCCACCAAGTCACTA TTTCACAGCCAAAGCGCAACTTCACAGCAGTCAGAACCCCGAAAGACATCACATCAGAAAGCTCCATCTCTAG GTTACTTTTTTGCTGCTGGTTCCCTTGGATGCTTCGTGCTGAGATGCAGTCGTAA
- the CLIP3 gene encoding CAP-Gly domain-containing linker protein 3 isoform X2, whose product MTKDDSAELPSEEDQQPLDFQSPVLERRKKPIVHPSAPAPLPKDYAFTFFDPNDPACQEILYDPITTVPELFAIIRQWVPQVQHKIDIIGNEILKRGCHVNDRDGLTDMTLLHYACKAGAHGVGDPAAAVRLSNQLLALGADVTLRSRWTNMNALHYAAYFDVPELIRILLKASKPKVLNSTCSDFNHGTALHIAASNLCLGAVKCLLEHGANPAVRNSKGQVPADVVPDPMDMTLDKAEAAMIAKELKQLLLDAVPLSCNLPKVTLPNYDNIPGNLMLISLGLKLGDRVLVDGQKVGTLRFCGTTEFASGQWVGVELDEPDGKNDGSVGGIRYFICPPKHGVFASVSKIAKAADQTSSSVTSTPRTPRMDFSRMTAKGRKEKDKDKKALRKKSLSVGSLDREGLKIEIGDQVLVAGQKQGVIRFYGKTDFAPGYWFGIELDKPTGKHDGSVFGVRYFTCAPKHGVFAPPSRVQRIGGPKDALGDGTSAKKVHQVTISQPKRNFTAVRTPKDITSESSISRLLFCCWFPWMLRAEMQS is encoded by the exons CTTTCACCTTTTTTGACCCGAATGACCCGGCATGTCAAGAAATTCTCTATGACCCCATCACCACTGTCCCAGAGTTGTTTGCCATCATCCGACAATGGGTTCCCCAGGTGCAACACAAGATTGACATCATCGGCAACGAA ATCCTGAAGCGTGGCTGCCATGTCAATGACCGGGATGGACTGACAGACATGACCCTGCTTCATTATGCTTGCAAGGCTGGGGCTCATGGTGTTG gTGACCCTGCTGCTGCTGTGCGTCTTTCGAACCAGCTGCTGGCCCTGGGTGCGGATGTGACCCTGCGCAGCCGCTGGACCAACATGAACGCCCTCCATTACGCTGCCTATTTTGATGTCCCCGAACTCATCCGGATTCTTCTAAAGGCCTCTAAGCCCAAAG TTCTCAACTCAACATGTAGCGATTTCAACCATGGGACGGCCCTACACATTGCTGCTTCGAACCTGTGTCTGGGGGCCGTGAAGTGTCTCCTTGAACACGGAGCCAACCCCGCAGTCAGG AACAGCAAAGGCCAGGTCCCAGCCGACGTGGTCCCAGACCCAATGGACATGACTTTGGATAAGGCGGAGGCTGCCATGATTGCCAAGGAGCTGAAGCAGCTGCTTCTGGATGCTGTACCTTTGAGCTGCAACCTCCCCAAAGTCACCCTGCCCAACTATGACAACATCCCAGGCAACCTCATGCTCATCTCTCTTGGCCTCAAGCTTGGCGACCGGGTCCTTGTGGATGGGCAGAAG GTGGGCACCTTGCGTTTTTGTGGCACCACAGAGTTCGCAAGTGGCCAGTGGGTAGGTGTGGAACTGGATGAACCCGATGGCAAGAACGATGGCAGCGTGGGAGGAATTCGTTACTTTATTTGTCCTCCAAAACACG GAGTGTTTGCTTCTGTGTCCAAGATTGCCAAAGCTGCTGACCAGACATCTTCCTCAGTCACCTCCACTCCACGGACCCCGCGCATGGACTTCTCCCGCATGACTGCCAAGGGACGCAAggagaaagacaaagacaaaaaag CTCTCAGGAAGAAGTCCTTGTCTGTTGGCAGCCTGGACCGTGAAGGTTTGAAGATTGAGATTGGAGATCAAGTCCTGGTGGCAGGACAGAAGCAAGGAGTCATTCGTTTCTATGGGAAGACTGATTTTGCACCAG gCTACTGGTTTGGTATTGAACTTGACAAGCCCACTGGCAAACATGATGGCTCTGTCTTCGGCGTCCGCTATTTCACATGCGCCCCTAAGCATGGAGTCTTTGCTCCTCCTTCCAGAGTCCAGAG AATCGGAGGCCCAAAGGATGCCCTGGGAGATGGCACTTCAGCAAAGAAGGTCCACCAAGTCACTA TTTCACAGCCAAAGCGCAACTTCACAGCAGTCAGAACCCCGAAAGACATCACATCAGAAAGCTCCATCTCTAG GTTACTTTTTTGCTGCTGGTTCCCTTGGATGCTTCGTGCTGAGATGCAGTCGTAA